GGTGATTTCCTGCCACAGGGTCCAGCCTCGCTTGGAATATACATGATGGGCTGCAGCCGGAGGATGGTGGCTCACCTGCGAGGGCACAAGGAGAAATAAACCCTGATGGTTTTGCCTCTGGAAGAGGAGCAAAGGAAAGGCACATCACAACAAGAGAGAGGTTTTCATGCGTTCCagtttgcatacacacacactttggaaaaTGGCAGGCTAAGAGTGATTTGCGCTACCCTCAAACACACAGGGGCTCAGTGAAGACCACCATGTGGAGGAGTGGCAGCTCTTGAGTctgtgggacagtgaatccactctaggttttgGTCTGAACTGTCCAAAAGAGTGCAAAAGCATATGCCCAGAAAGGGGGAAACAGGAGGCTAGTGTTGCGGGCCCAGGTCTACTTGCTTGGAGCCGTTTGCTCTGCCCATGACATCCTGCAGGCTGGGTGGCCAGCCAGCCTTACCTGTTCGCAGAGGGACCGGAAACCCAGCTCATCTAGGCGATCCAGCTCATAGGTCTCCCCCAGGAGCGGGTTGAACGGCTTGGCTGTCCGGTGGACTGTCGTTGAGTAGGAAGACACAGAGAAAGCAGCCACAAAACACATCTGCTCTGTGGAGCTCTCACACTTGACGGCTTTGTCGAGGAGCTCATGGTATTCCAGGTCCTCTGTCAGCCGCTGCAGCATGGAGAGGGGCTCATTGAAGTTTATCTGCAGCGGTCAGGCACACAGAGAGAACCGGCTGGGATCCATTTCACAAAAACAGAGACACAGAAGGCTTCGAGCAACCAAGTCAGGCTTGTCCATGGGCAGGTCTACTCCCCTGGCTTTGCTTATGGGGCAGGAAGCAACATGGGTCACACTGCTCTGTGGCTTTTCTGATTCTTCTTTGGGGGGGGCCTTGGGGGGGGCTATAAAATCAGCCTTGGGGGGCCAGACACAGCCCATGGGtgcacaattcccatcacccGGTCTAGGCACTGAAAAAAAAGCTTCCGTGAGGTGCCTTGCCCacccagagcagtggaggtcCTAAGCACCCCCTGCTTACACCTTGCCACTTTCAGGAGCGGGCATCCTGCCTTGGAACAAAAGACAAAGACCAAGAGCATGAGCCCTTAGCCCTCAAAAGGGAACAGAGAAGCATTACATACAGGCATGGGGATCTTGGACAGTTCTTTGCCAATGCAGTTTTTCATGATGCTCCAGAGGTTAAGGCTGTAGTTGGGTTTGTCCGGGATTCGGTTCCGTCGCTTCTTCTTGGGCACCGCATCTTTGCTTGTTacgtctggggtgctttgatcgGAGCTCTCAAACACCTGGAAAGGGAGCAGAGGGAAAGGAACTGAAAACAAAGACAGCCTGGGATTCTCAAGCCCCTGGCCCCTAAGGAGGGTGGCAGCGGTGGCGGTTTTGTGGTGACTGCTGTCTTGCCCTTTTCATCGTTCAAGACTCAACATGGCTTACCAAAGTTGTGAGTCACAAAGGCACTTACGTTGTCCTCCAAGTTCCAGTCATCGGCACGACCCTCGCTGGCCCCACTGATGTTACTTCCAGTGCGTCTGCAGAGAAGACACAGGTGACAATGGCAGGTGAGGCGGCGCATGATCCCCCCTGGCAGTGCCCCAGCATTACCTATGGCAGGAGCACCAATAGAACATTGGGTCTAGAGAGCATCACAAAAGGGGTGGGATTCCGCTATGCAAATATCCGGCATGGCATTCTTACCCACCCAACTTCTCTCGCCTTGCCCCAAACCAAGGCCTTGACTGGAGGGGAGAACGGCCAACCCCAAGATGTTCTGGACAGCTACTGTCACCGGTAGAGACACTGGGTGGCTGAAGGAAGGGGCCTTTGAACCCATCAAGGTGCTGGCAGGTGGGCTCTGGAGGAGGGATACCCTTCTAAACACGTAATGGAAAACTAGCCTAGTCCCTAGagtaggagtgggcaactgtgggaggctaggggGCATGAAAAACTGCCCTCATATGCCCTCAaggtggcatgggggcattttcaccagGGTTTTGGGGTCCCTAGGCCATTTGAGGCATGGAAAGGCCTTTTTGTACAACAGGAAGCGACCAGCAATCACTGGCCCATAGGTGTGCGTCTGTGTGTGCGTGCTATCCAGGGGACATTAGGGCTGTTTTCACCATGTTTTAAAGGCCtttaaccaacactttgaattgtgcttggaaatggaCCTATATCCAGTGAACCTGTTGTAACAAAGGAATTGCACTTTCACGTGACCACACAGTATCATGTAGGATTCTCTTTCAGCCGTACACAAAGATCCCTCTCCAAGCACCAACCAGGAGCAGCCCAGTTTGGCTTTCAAAACCAGGCGAGGATTTGCAGTGTTAAAGGGGGATGGTGGCCTGAGCCACCATGTGAGATGGCCAAGTGGGGCAGGCAGGGTGTGGGGTAAGAGAGGAAGGCCTACCTGTGCTTTGATGGATCTGCAGCTACTGTGATGAAAGCTTGTGCATCCTCCATGGCATCGAAGTACTCCGTCTCCTCATCTTCGTCGCTGGCTTCCCCTTTCACGCTCAGCACGCTCCCCCCTGGCAGAGACAGAAGTTCTGTTAAGCAACCCACCCTTGTTTGACAAGCAAAACGCAAGCCGATGGCCTGGTCACTGCTTGCAGTTGGGCTTGGTAGGTTCAGAGGTGATCAAGAAGGCTTTAAATAAATACCGTGAATAAGAAGAATATTATAAATGCCAAAGCTAGGATGACATAGAAGTGAAAGCATCAGAACAGGGATGAACAAGGGTCAAGCTCTTGCCACTTCTCCCTGGCGAGGGCTAACCTGCGAGGCATGGCTGGCCTTGAAATGTCAATCTCAGGCTCAGATATTGCTGCAAAAGGTTCAGGGCGGTGCAAGGGAACAACTGCCAGAAGGCCCAAGAGCACTGCCTCCGGCGATCCTACCCTGCAAGTCCCAGGAGAACTGGGACAATCCTTCTCTCCAACACTGGAGGGCCCCAATTGCCATCAGGAGATCTATACGCTGCTGAGACCAGCTTGCGTGGTTCTAGATCTTAGAGCATTGTTCCTCAAAGCAAAGGGCCACTAAAGTGGTGCTCTGGACAGGTGACTAGAGATGGGGACCAAGGGGCGGCTCACCCTTGGAGACGTGGCTGCTGGTGTTGGAGCCATGGGATGGTGCCCCTCGACAGGCCCGCTCCAAGTTGTTGTGCTGCTTTGCCAGTTGCTCAATGGTCTCCTCGAGGCGGATCCGCTGCTCGCGCTCATGCTGGAGCACCCGCTGCCATTTCCGGCTGTGGGTGTCTGCTAACTCCAGGAAGTCCCGGCAGGCCTGGGGGGAGCAAGGGATCAGTGGTCAGCAGAAAGGCAACCGCTGTCGCACTAAAATGCCACGCACTGAGTCATTCAGCCAAACACCTAGCTCTCCTTTACCTTCAGGGTCCACATCCACGAGTGTCTATGGCTACTGTGGCAAAAACTCTCTCTCTGAAACAGTATTTCAATGGAGGCTTCCCCTCAGCCATCACAAAGGCATGGCTGCCAGCCCTTGAATGGAAGCCAGCATCAAATCTGAGAGCGTTCCTCTCAGATTTTATTATCTACAGCTGCTCAGTGCTGGGATGTGCTGGAGGCGGAAGTGGTCATGGTTGCTGCAGGGCTTGGGCATTTGGGCCAAGGAGTGACCGCATGCATCCCTGAGCATGAAGCTGATGCCAGGCACATAAAGCCAACCCTgaatttctcctcctccctccagtgCCAGCCAGACTTgcaagttaataataatataataaaatttatttctataccgcttttccgcagtgatcaaagcagtgtacatagtaaaattattaaaacaacataaaattaaaaccacattacattaattacaatatacaattaaaatccaattcataggtgtatgtaagtgagagggagaaaggggatcgaacataacttcagtgtacatgggggaatgcttggttaaagagaaaggttttaagtctctttttaaagttgCTTTGCCTCATTCAGAGAAATTCAGGGTTGGCTTTATGTGCCTGGCATCAGCTTCATGCTCAGGGATGCATGCGGTCACTCCTTGGCCCAAATGCCCAAGCCCTGCAGCAACCATGGTCCAGTCCGAAGGGAGGTCCCCTGGCTGGCCACTACAGGCACAAGGCAGCAGCTGGCCTCTGACAGCTGAAAAGCTTCCCTGCAGAGGTGGAACAAGGACAGGATGGGCTCCTGGGGAAGTGCCTTGGCAGAGATGTGCAAGCAGCGCTTTCGAACAAACCCCCAGCATCCCAGTTGCCAGGCTGCCCAACAGGAGCATGCACAAGCAGGACTGGCGCATGCGGAGGCGCTTCCAAACCTTCATGAGTCTGTTTTAAATTTCCAGCTGACTCTCGTCTTAAGGACTCTTGGTTACGCTGAAAAGCAAAGCTATGCAAAAGAAGCAGCCATCGAAAGCTATTAACATCCGGCAGGGCACATTTAGCCACaatcacataaaaataatgaTGCCGCCCAGGCTCTGAAAGGCATCGAGTTGAGCGCATCTCCCAGGGGAGAAAGCCATCACAAAAAGAACACATGGATGGGCTTTCTGGATTCCTCCCTTGTTAGCAAGATTCTGTCTATCATTTTATATTTCTTAAGAGCCTGTGTGGCAAAGTGGTAGGAGAATTGGATgaggactgcatccgcactgtagacataatccaggttgacactgctttcgctgccatggctcagtgctatggaattctgagaactgtagtgaGTTCGTGCCCctgagctctccgacagagaagactaaatctctcacaaaactacaagtctccTCGATTCAAGAGCACCGCAgacaaccctccacatttgcaactttgatttttgtggatttgctaattcatggatttgagtaatatgtcctctctgggaacttctaggtcctccagcaccactctgcaggaggttgaccatagagttgcgatggaggacctagagattcctagagaggtgtgctctttggattttaaaaaaagtttttttatttgggttttccccactttcacagggaccCTGCACCCctgacccctgtgaatgtggagggcccactgtattttagttGAGACcaacaactggactcaagccccCCAAGTTTTGCTGGGTTGGGAATGAGGCAAAGGCACCTTTTCAGAAGCTCCCCGTTTCTGCTCCTGGATCCCCAACACTTTGCAAATGATCTCCTTTCACTGCAATCCTCTACAGCTTTATAAATCTTTTACTGAAAAGAGTCTTAAACCTCTTTTCAATGAAACTCTGTAATTGCAGGTGATGCTTCTAAAGAGGCATGATTTCAAAACAAGCCCTCCCTCGCAACCAAGGAGGACAGCCGGCAATTTCCATATTACTGCTCAGCCAAGCCGTGGGTGGGTGAGGAAGAGCGCATTGGGCGCAGGTGGCAGACCCACCAAGACACAGGCCTCATGTGTCTTCTCTGaggaagcaaaacagaaagattACGTTTCAATTTACTGAAATCCTGCTGTATTGATTTACTAACCCTATTATTGATTTTTCTAACTGTTTATGTTCTGAGACATCACATTTATTGTTCATAAACGGCTTTGGGCACAATGTTGTGGGAAAACGGAGAATGAATGAAGGAGCGAATATTGGGCAGAAAGACTTCTATAAATAAGCACTaaggagaggggaaaaagcaCCAGTATCCAACAGAGAGCTATCCGATTTCACAAGCCACACAAAGGCTaccagaagaaggcaaagaccaaagaaaaaaacaccaaagtcGGGTACAATGGAGAAACGGAGGCGTCTCAACCCTCCTCGACCTGGCATGCTCTGGATGTattgtactacaaatcccatcattctcaGCCAGCAAGGCCATCTGTGGGAATCAGGCTGTCCAGAGGGCTAAGCTGGACAGGAAATGTGTTGTTTCCTAGGGCTGCActgtttaaaatggtttaaaccGCTTTTAAATTCTCTGATaaactatatatatttaaaactatttgcaagccatggatggttgaatctgtggatacaggagGCTAACTGTATAAGATATATTGCAAATTTTGTCAATACCCCCCCccgggatgatgggatttgtagtatgatGGGATTTCTCTGTGGCTTCCAAATTTCAGGGAGTTTTACCTCTCCAGCCCGGCGACTGGGCTGGATCAACTTGGCGGCCGATGGAGGCTAGTAATGATGAGGTTGCCTGTAAGCCTTCCGCGGCAGGAAGCACTACCTGAGAAGCCTTGGCTTTCCTTCGCTGCAACAAGTCAGTCTGAAGCTAAGGCGGATTGACACTGAGGCCTCCGCTTCCCCTGGGATCAGCCCAGGGAAAGAACCGCCAGCCTGCCTTTCGGTGGAGCACCAGCCTGGCTGGGGTCTGAAGTGAGCCTCGCTGGCTGTGCCGCCCGACACGTAGCCCTGGCACAGGCAAAGCCTTCGCTCCCCCCTGGAACCTCTGGGCTCCTTGGACACCGGGCTCTCAATCcccacctttttttccccttaaaggaCTGCCAAGGTCTGGAGAGAGGGCTCCTCTTGGTACAGCTGAGGATCTTTAGACATATcagagcagggctaagaaaaaaGTTGGTTAGAAGGGACCCATCCCTTGGGCTACTCCCCACCTCAAGctttggggagaggcaggtaagagaTACAATTTATCTTCttcatcattttattattattactcaacaTAATGTGGGCATGCACCCGATTTGGGGGAGATAAACATGCCAGGGCTTACAATCATCTGTTGCTCGAGGTGCAGAGAAAGCAGGGTAATCCTCTTATAAGAAATGTGGACCACAAGGGAAAGATGGGAGTCAGTCGGCCTCCCTTGTCTAATCTGCCTCCCCCCACAAAAACCGCCATTTAATTCTTTCAGAGGGATGCTTTCTGCTGAAGAATGCTCTTCCGGTTAAGGCTCACATTGCCAACTCATCTTGCTCCCCTTTTCCAAGGCAACACACTCTACCCCTCACAGTCTTCGCTCTGTGAGCCATCCAGAAGTAGATCGTTCATACTCACTTGTTGGCAATGTGACTTGAGAGCAAGCAAACCTTCATCCTGGCCTCATCTGGTCTCATTGGCAGGGCCATAACCCCCCTTTTTCCTTAATCCTGCCTTGGCCTGTTATTCATTCCTTCTTGGCTGAAAAGTGACCAGGACAACGTTCAGGCTGGGAACTCTGCGGTGCTTGGCTGCGTTTGAGCTAGCTTTCAGCAGCAGAGAGAAACTGGCTAACAAGGACTCTGGGGAGGCATCTGCGTACAGCGCTGAACCAGAAAGTCCCAGCGTTGGCAAAATCAAAGCAGGATGCATGTTAAGTGGGTCAGAGTGGGTGGCAAGGGGCTAAACCCAAGCCCAGGCTCCACCAAAAGTGGGACACAGGAGGGGTGGCCCTGGGACTCAGCTGAGAGGAAAGCATAGGTAGGCCGAATGGAAAACCCAGGAGAGGGGGAAGAACAGAAAATGCAAGAATCgatgtggttcccccccccccccccccaatatctccATTTGCACCTGAACATGAAGTCATTCTCTTACCCTGGTTGTGAACCGCACAGTTTTAGCCAGATCCAGGGAGAGGAGGATATCCAACCTTGCAATGAGCAGACAATCTGAGCATTGAACCATAAGGAATCCTGCTGTGCCACATTCTCCCTTCAACAAGTGAAAAGCCAGCAAGGATCTAAGCACTGCACCGTCCCTCCTTGGGCCGAGTCGTGGAAATGAACCAGGCCCAGCTGACACGGCTGAACCAGGAACCGCATCTCTAGGATCCACAGACGCGGAGACCACCCTCAGAAAGGCTGCAGCTGCGTCTCAGTGGCCAAGAGAAGAAATCCCTTCTCCAAATTAATGTGCTGCAGGATTAATGGGAGCTGCTGACGGAAGAGACCAAAAGGAACAGCTTGACAGACTTGATGGTGGCAAGCAAGAGAGGGCAAAGCATGAAAGATGAGACCCAGGCTTCCAGTATCAGCACCGGGCCTTGAGGATCAGGTCGCTCAGGCGGAGCAGACAGAAGAGGGTCAGAATTCATAGGAAGGACCTCGGGAGCTTCTCCTCTGAAAGACAGTTCTGTGGCAAAAGCTTTAACCCATGATGAAGCAGTTGCCCAGAGAATCAAGTCGCTGGCACTCCTGTGAAGCATGCCCATGGCCACAGCCCAGCAtctttcctcccaaaaagagAGCAACTCTCCAAACAGAGGGCAGCAAGAACCTCTGGCAATCTCCCACTCGCCAAAGGCATTCCAACCCTTGGGAAAATTAGTTGGATCCCTCAACTTGGTTTCTTCAGGAAGGACTATCAAAGCTACTCCCAGGAGAGCAGACTGAGGAAAGAGGCAGCGGAGAGTGACACCATGGCATCTGGCGGGGTGGGGAATccgctccaggttttagtccaaactttaaaggagctagcaAGTGCCAAACCCTCACCTTAACATGGATCCAGAACGGTGGACAGCACTCTGGATGTTTAGACGAAAACCCAGGTAAGCTAGGGTAAGATGTTAGAAGCCAGGATGCCCATGGACCTTGCCACTCCGCCTGACTCACGAGAAGAGCATCACCAGTCCCTGCTCAGTGGCATAGGGGTGCCCCTGAGAGGAAGtcacagcaagaagaagaaatgcCCATCTCTAAGGCAGGGAGGTTGCTACGTAAGGAGGCCACATTCATTAGAAAAGGAGAGCATGAGAAGGGAAGATCTGCAGAAAGAGAGCTCAAAAgtcccagcacacacacacacacacacacacacacaccctgcgcAATGCTTGGAATTGCCCCTGATGCTGAAACCACCAGGTTGCCTTGCTCCCCAGCCTCCCCaggatgccaagaaaaccctgggagaggatcaccataagcagacattgacctgaaggcacatgacaacaatatatctcaaatacagtgctccctcaggttacaaaattaattcgttccgccgctccgttcgtaacccgagtaatttcgcaacccgaaaaggctttccgttggcgctggaaagccgctagccgcactttgcgtttgaatttcgcgccgaaaaaatttcgtaacccgaaaaaaacatcgtaacccggaacagctttttccaatctaactttttcgtaacccggaaatttcgtaacgcgatcaattcgtatcccggggtaccactgtacatgacaGGTATTGACATTGAACCACCTTTTGCCCAGGACATGCAGCTCCTGGGCATTATACCCCAAACCCCTTGGCCTGGCTGTTCAGATCACCTTCACCAAAACGGGTGGGACTCCTACCTCTGTTTTTATTCAACCATTTCCAGTCCACTTTTCAACAAGACAGCCATCATCGGATTTCTAAAATGCGGTTCAAGACCCAAGCAAGATTCAGGGCATTTCAAAATAAGCAaccaagacagaaaaagaaggagattcaGGAGTGGAATTAGATAATAAGCATAGAGAGTGGAACATATTATTCCCAACTATCTACTCCCAACAGGTTCAAAAACTCTCTGAATGCCGCAAGAAACCCTCTGGTGAGCAGCTCAACCAGTCCCCTCAAGCCAAGGCCCTCCTTCCGATACCTGGTTTTGGGCGTAGAGCTTCACAGGGCAATGGAGGCGCATTAAATGGGCCCCAGCAGCCCAGCACATCCTGGACCTTTCATCAGCCTCTCTTACGTCTTTCCCTTTTGGCTGAAGATCCAACCCATCCTCTTGGCCATCCCCCTTTTTTCCCTGCCAGCGTTGCTTTGACCTAGAGATAGAAGGAAAGGTACTCAGGAAAGCAGGTCAAACCCAGAAATTGGGAGCCATGTGACTTTGTAAAAATAACTGCTGCCTTACGTTTGGTGCCGAGCGAGGAGGCACGGGACTTGGCCATCTGTTCGCGGCTGATAAGAGCCACCACATCGAGATCCTGGCACAGAAGTGCTGCACGCACGCAGATAAGAGAGACGCTATCCAGCGAGGTAAGGGGAAACTGTTCGGCTGCGGCCAGGCTATTATCAGCTTGGCGCGCACAAGAGGACTCTCTTATCTGGAATCCTTCCACTGTACCTGTATTAGCCAATCGATGGATTAAATGTGCATGAGTGCAGAGCAATGCCTGCAATGTACATGCAGGAAATACACCGCAGCCTCCCTTAGTTCAATGCAACTCCCAAAGGAAAgagcggcgggggggggggggctggacctAAAGAGGTTTTTGGCATTGGAGTGGGGCCATTTTTTATTTCTCAAGTCAGTGAGCATAGTCATCAGCAAGAAGTGACCCCAGGATTTGCACCCATAACCTACATGttattgttagtcccaatcaCAGCAAACCCTGCCTTTCAAGAAAACCTTTCCAGACATTTATACAGTGCATAAAACTAACACACGTTTTGTTCACtacccttttaaaaatgtcaaaccAAATGCTAGACCGGCTTGCTACTGACTGAgggaagcaaaatgtttccctggGAATTTCCACCCAGAAAGCtctgattgatttgatttgatttattccACAagtctccccttcttcctccaaggagctcaggGGAAGACGGCCGAAGTGAAACTCATTTCAGcctcacaacaactctgtgaggtaggCTTGGCCGGGTGAGTGTGCGGGCAGCGGTTGGCTTAAGGTTACTGGGTGGCCTCCGtgatttgaacccaagtctccctgcaacaagtcccacattatcCATCACACCGATTCCAGGGGGATCCGCAGCTTGGCCTTGTTGGACGGGGAAAGAAGGACACCCGCCACAGCAGCAATTGACGCTTCTCTGCAAAGACCATGTGACACGCTGGCAAATGTCATGGGCCAGTCAGAGCCAGTAGATTGGATTTCATGGGTTGTCAGAGATGAATAGAAAAATCATTACAGCTCCGCTAGTTGCTTGTGCAGCTTCCAGACATTCTTCCCGGCCATATTCCACAGCCAGCAAGGCAAGCAAAGGGGAGCCACAAACCAGTATGCAGCCTCAGTATCAGGAAACTCCTAAACTCAGGGCCACTGAGTCCTGAACAAGCAAGAATGAAAATATTGAAGTTCCAGGGGCCGTGAACCCCAATTCAAAGTAACTGCTTCCCAGTGCAGCTTTGAGCTCATGGGACAATGCAGAAGAGCCTCCAGCTTCCCAATCAGGCCTCGAAATCTCATAGGGGTACTTTGCCTCCTTAAGGATTTTTAGCATCACCCACAAAGCCTCAGGTCATGGCATTTCGGTTTCACTTCTTCTAAGACAGTCTGCTGCTTAGCACCAAGGGAAGCAACAACTGGCAAGAAGGACGCTGCCTCTAAAACAGCTTGGGCCTCACATGTTGGGCTGAGAATCATGTAGCGGGCAAGAtgtgtttggactgcaactctggaaaagCATGGCGCTTTCTaaccccaacacacacataaataaataacttggGCAAGTGTTTGGTCTTCCTTTTATGCGCCCATATGATCAAAAAACAGATGTTGTAGCTAAgccctactactactaccactactactagcGAGGGAATTACTTGCCTTTGGAGTGCCACAATTCGgcaagggacttgaaggcacacacacacacacacacacacacacacagagtctctcTGCCTTGGAGGAAAAAGAGTGCTTTCAAAAAGTCAATTATCTGATGttttatacaaaataataataataataataataataataataataataataataataatcaggttATGTCATGTTAATCTCTAGGCCCCTAACTAGAATCCTGGCAATCTCTTCCCCCAGTTCCTGAAAGCCTTTCACTTGGCACTGGTTTTCCTGAGTGACACATCCAAAATCTATCAAATGAAGCAATGAAAGCCCTTTTTTAGTCGTGAAAATCACCATTGCTCCTCTGCCAGGGCTGGGCAGACAATCTCACAGCCATGCATGCGCTTGCACAATCTTCTGTTCCTCCCGTTTTTCTGTACATCACCTTAACAAGAAGCAATGCTAAGCCAGGCCAGAAGAGCTCCACTTCTCTGCCGCCTGCAAGAGAGCAGGGAAATGCTAAGTCCAAGCGCAAACTTGGCAAAGCCATCCCCACATGAGGAACTCTGGGAATTTTCAGTGGGAAAGAATGGGGCTGGTGGAAGGGGCCTGGAAACGACAAGGAACTCATCGCAGCCCAGCACCCAGCCTGAAGAAAGCCTACACCTTTCTGGGGCCTGCTTGGTCTCTCCAAAGAAGGTTGGCAAAGGATTGCATGAGGTTCCCATAGGCAGGAACGCCACCC
This genomic interval from Sceloporus undulatus isolate JIND9_A2432 ecotype Alabama chromosome 10, SceUnd_v1.1, whole genome shotgun sequence contains the following:
- the OSBP2 gene encoding oxysterol-binding protein 2 isoform X5, producing the protein MINACRDFLELADTHSRKWQRVLQHEREQRIRLEETIEQLAKQHNNLERACRGAPSHGSNTSSHVSKGGSVLSVKGEASDEDEETEYFDAMEDAQAFITVAADPSKHRRTGSNISGASEGRADDWNLEDNVFESSDQSTPDVTSKDAVPKKKRRNRIPDKPNYSLNLWSIMKNCIGKELSKIPMPINFNEPLSMLQRLTEDLEYHELLDKAVKCESSTEQMCFVAAFSVSSYSTTVHRTAKPFNPLLGETYELDRLDELGFRSLCEQVSHHPPAAAHHVYSKRGWTLWQEITIASKFRGKYLSIMPLGAIHLEFHASGNHYVWRKVTSTVHNIIVGKLWIDQSGDIEIINHKSKDKCQLKFTPYSYFSRDVPRKVTGVVMDADGQAHYVMSGTWDEKMECSKIVNSTHGSTSSEGKLSKTVYQTLSPKVLWKKYPLPENAENMYYFSSLALTLNEPEEGMAPTDSRLRPDQRLMEIGKWDEANVEKQRLEEKQRAVRRRREAEAAEALEEGKDYEGYIPLWFERKVDPATGELICIYKGGYWEAKEQQDWSACPDIF
- the OSBP2 gene encoding oxysterol-binding protein 2 isoform X3 → MCWAAGAHLMRLHCPVKLYAQNQACRDFLELADTHSRKWQRVLQHEREQRIRLEETIEQLAKQHNNLERACRGAPSHGSNTSSHVSKGGSVLSVKGEASDEDEETEYFDAMEDAQAFITVAADPSKHRRTGSNISGASEGRADDWNLEDNVFESSDQSTPDVTSKDAVPKKKRRNRIPDKPNYSLNLWSIMKNCIGKELSKIPMPINFNEPLSMLQRLTEDLEYHELLDKAVKCESSTEQMCFVAAFSVSSYSTTVHRTAKPFNPLLGETYELDRLDELGFRSLCEQVSHHPPAAAHHVYSKRGWTLWQEITIASKFRGKYLSIMPLGAIHLEFHASGNHYVWRKVTSTVHNIIVGKLWIDQSGDIEIINHKSKDKCQLKFTPYSYFSRDVPRKVTGVVMDADGQAHYVMSGTWDEKMECSKIVNSTHGSTSSEGKLSKTVYQTLSPKVLWKKYPLPENAENMYYFSSLALTLNEPEEGMAPTDSRLRPDQRLMEIGKWDEANVEKQRLEEKQRAVRRRREAEAAEALEEGKDYEGYIPLWFERKVDPATGELICIYKGGYWEAKEQQDWSACPDIF